DNA from Pseudoalteromonas marina:
GAACACATTCAAGCATTTATGGTGCAAAGTGGTGCACGTTAATTGTATATTGACGTTAAATGTGGGATTATTCCCGCATTAGAGTATTTGCTCAATTGTTAAAGTGCCTTACTTAGATTAAGGTTAATAAAAATATAACTATAAACAGGGGCTAAGAGTGGAAAAAATCTGGCTTAAGCGCTACCCAGAAGGTATGCCTGAAACAATCGATCCTGAGCATTACAACTCGTTACTCGAAGTGTTCGAAAAAAGTTTTTCTGATTACAAAGATTTACCTGCATTCACAAACATGGGTAAAACGTTGTCGTATGAAGAAATAGACACAGCAACTAAAAAAGTTGCCTCGTATATTCAAAATGATTTGGGACTCAAAAAAGGCGACAAAGTTGCCGTAATGATGCCTAACTTATTACAAACACCTATTTCTATTTTAGGTATTTTACGCGCAGGGTGTGTGGTAGTTAACGTTAACCCTTTATACACTGTACGTGAGCTCGAACATCAGTTAAAAGATTCAGACACAAGCGCCATTTTCATTCTTGCAAACTTTGCAGATACTCTTGAAAAGGCTTTAGGTAAAACAGACGTTAAACACATCGTGGTTACACAAGTTGGTGACATGGTGGGTGGCCTTAAAAAGCACATTGTTAACTTTGTTGTTAAGCACGTTAAAAAAATGGTGCCTAAATACAACTTACCAAACACGATTAAATTTTCAGATTTGTTAAACGCTGACGAAAATGCTTACACACGCCCTGAATTAAATTTATCTGACCTAGCATTTTTACAATACACAGGCGGTACGACCGGTGTATCTAAAGGTGCTATGTTGAGCCATGGTAATATGGTGGGTAACCTTGAGCAGGTGTCTGGTTGTTTAGATAAGGTACTAAACCGTGGAACAGAAGTGGTTGTTACTGCACTTCCGCTTTACCATATCTTTGCACTTACGGCTAACTGCTTAACGTTCATGAAATATGGTGGTTTAAACTTATTGATTACTAATCCGCGTGATATGCCGGGTTTTGTAAAAGAGTTAAGCCAAACTAAATTTACAGCAATCACCGGTGTTAACACATTATTTAATGGTTTACTAAACACCCCAGGTTTTGATGAACTTGATTTTAGCCACCTAAAAATGTCGTTAGGTGGTGGTATGGCGGTTCAACGTCCTGTTGCTGAAAAGTGGCAAAAAGTGACTGGGTCAAAACTGATGGAAGGCTACGGCCTTACTGAATGTGCTCCACTTGTTACAATTAGCCCTTACGACTTAGAGTCTTATAACGGTTCTATTGGTTTACCTGCACCAAATACTGACATTAAGCTAATGCTTGAAAATGGTGAAGAGGCAGCTAAAGGTGAGCCTGGCGAATTATGCGTTAAAGGCCCTCAGGTTATGCTTGGCTATTATAAGCGCCCAGATGCCACAGCCGAATGTTTACAAGACGGTTGGTTTGCAACAGGTGATATTGCTACATATGACGATGAAGGCTTCTTCTATATAGTAGATCGTAAAAAAGACATGATCATAGTATCTGGCTTTAACGTTTTCCCAAATGAGATTGAAGAAGTTGTTGCAATGCACGACGGTGTGCTTGAAGTGGCGGCTGTTGGTATTCCTCATGATGTCAGCGGTGAACAAGTTAAAGTTTTTGTTGTTAAAAAAGACCCTTCTTTAACTGAAAAAGATATAATAAACCATTGTCGTGATAATTTAACTAATTACAAGGTTCCAAAACTCGTTGAGTTTAGGGATGAGTTACCTAAAACAAACGTAGGTAAAATACTCAGACGAGCCTTGAAAGATTAGAAAACTATAAAAAAGCCGGCATTAGCCGGCTTTTTTATTGTAGGAGACTAAGTGCAATATCAATTAATTCAAACACAAGTTCAGCTTAATACCTTTGTTGAGCAGATCCAAAATAAACCTATCTTAGCTATTGATACCGAGTTCATGCGTCGTCGCACTTTGTATCCAGAAGTTGCACTCATTCAGGTTTTTGACGGTGAGCATCTAGCACTTATCGATCCTTTAGCTGAGCTCTCGTTATTTGATTTTTGGCAGGTTTTAAAAGACCCCGCAGTTTTAAAAGTGCTTCATTCACCATCTGAAGACATTGAAGTATTTCAAAAATATGCTGGGTTTGTTCCTGCACCATTGTTTGATACTCAATTTGCTTTGCAATTGCTTGGTGAAGGAAACTGTATGGGGTTTGCCCTTATGGTTAAAACACTCCTAGGTATTGAAATAGATAAAAGCGAATCACGTACCAATTGGTTACAGCGCCCGTTAACCACTAAGCAGCTGGATTACGCCGCCGCTGATACATTTCATTTATTACCGTGCTTCGAATTAATTATCGATCGCATCAACAAAGCTGATTTGTTTGAGATTGTTTTGGATGAGAGCGAATTAATTGCTAATAAGCGAGCTTTTCAAACACCGGATGAATTGCTCTATAAAGATATTAAAAATGCTTGGCAGTTAAAACCACATGAATTAGCTGTATTAAAAGAGCTAGCTATATGGCGCCGTAATAAAGCAATACGTAAAAACCTTGCTCTTAATTTTGTGTTGAAAGAACATAACATGACCGAAATCGCTAAGCGAGGGCCATCTAGTTTAAATTCATTGCGTCAAATACCGGGTGTAGAAT
Protein-coding regions in this window:
- the fadD gene encoding long-chain-fatty-acid--CoA ligase FadD, with the translated sequence MEKIWLKRYPEGMPETIDPEHYNSLLEVFEKSFSDYKDLPAFTNMGKTLSYEEIDTATKKVASYIQNDLGLKKGDKVAVMMPNLLQTPISILGILRAGCVVVNVNPLYTVRELEHQLKDSDTSAIFILANFADTLEKALGKTDVKHIVVTQVGDMVGGLKKHIVNFVVKHVKKMVPKYNLPNTIKFSDLLNADENAYTRPELNLSDLAFLQYTGGTTGVSKGAMLSHGNMVGNLEQVSGCLDKVLNRGTEVVVTALPLYHIFALTANCLTFMKYGGLNLLITNPRDMPGFVKELSQTKFTAITGVNTLFNGLLNTPGFDELDFSHLKMSLGGGMAVQRPVAEKWQKVTGSKLMEGYGLTECAPLVTISPYDLESYNGSIGLPAPNTDIKLMLENGEEAAKGEPGELCVKGPQVMLGYYKRPDATAECLQDGWFATGDIATYDDEGFFYIVDRKKDMIIVSGFNVFPNEIEEVVAMHDGVLEVAAVGIPHDVSGEQVKVFVVKKDPSLTEKDIINHCRDNLTNYKVPKLVEFRDELPKTNVGKILRRALKD
- the rnd gene encoding ribonuclease D codes for the protein MQYQLIQTQVQLNTFVEQIQNKPILAIDTEFMRRRTLYPEVALIQVFDGEHLALIDPLAELSLFDFWQVLKDPAVLKVLHSPSEDIEVFQKYAGFVPAPLFDTQFALQLLGEGNCMGFALMVKTLLGIEIDKSESRTNWLQRPLTTKQLDYAAADTFHLLPCFELIIDRINKADLFEIVLDESELIANKRAFQTPDELLYKDIKNAWQLKPHELAVLKELAIWRRNKAIRKNLALNFVLKEHNMTEIAKRGPSSLNSLRQIPGVESIEVNRSGVEILKCIEKAKAIAVDEHPQVLKRLIDFPNYKQTAKDIKQKITKVAKANNIPEDVLASKKQVNQLISWNWKLTAEQKKTHIKPDLLNSWRYSFIKEALKEWDT